One Actinospica robiniae DSM 44927 genomic region harbors:
- a CDS encoding GNAT family N-acetyltransferase, which yields MTDLDISVFEPPESDWEVWRDLRLAALRDAPGAFGETLTAALQRDEDNWRGAWRAEPPQPRFIAAIAGKPQGMCSIVLPADHDFQPLIIAMWISPVARGRGLGPALLDACVAWCRRNSFARLRLGVVEDNEAAARLYARYGFRYDGTGEPLLSDPSKLVMWMELPIKTNAPADAVDPVPSLKPIAVPSPTLATEATA from the coding sequence ATGACCGATCTCGACATCAGCGTCTTCGAACCGCCGGAATCCGATTGGGAGGTGTGGCGCGATCTCCGTCTCGCCGCACTCCGCGACGCCCCCGGCGCCTTCGGCGAGACGCTCACCGCAGCACTCCAGCGCGACGAGGACAACTGGCGTGGCGCGTGGCGCGCCGAACCGCCGCAGCCCCGGTTCATCGCCGCGATCGCCGGCAAGCCCCAAGGCATGTGCTCGATCGTCCTCCCGGCCGACCACGACTTCCAGCCGCTGATCATCGCGATGTGGATCTCCCCTGTTGCCCGCGGCCGCGGCCTCGGCCCGGCGCTGCTCGACGCCTGCGTCGCCTGGTGCCGGCGCAACAGCTTCGCGCGCCTGCGCCTCGGCGTCGTCGAGGACAACGAGGCAGCCGCTCGCCTCTACGCCCGCTACGGCTTCCGCTACGACGGCACCGGCGAACCGCTTCTGTCGGATCCCTCGAAGCTGGTCATGTGGATGGAGCTGCCGATCAAGACGAACGCGCCGGCCGACGCTGTGGACCCAGTCCCGTCGCTGAAGCCGATCGCCGTACCGAGCCCGACCCTCGCGACGGAAGCGACCGCCTGA
- a CDS encoding DUF402 domain-containing protein: MSALIRVTYRKYDGSLHWNGVLRRLGEDDYGVWLGWGAGLTMRPGYNPPVTFKEPQVALFPRNAWWTGTFHTAPNEVEIYCDITTIPQWPTPDEVTMVDLDLDVIRMRDGRRTFIDDEDEFLEHQVRFSYPPEVIAAARNQADSLLPEVAGDAEPFRQAFHGWLSKVEHCEGDPAAAA, translated from the coding sequence ATGAGCGCTCTCATTCGCGTCACCTACCGCAAGTACGACGGATCGCTGCACTGGAACGGCGTGCTGCGCCGCCTCGGCGAGGACGACTACGGCGTCTGGCTGGGTTGGGGCGCCGGCCTGACGATGCGGCCCGGCTACAACCCGCCGGTCACCTTCAAGGAGCCTCAAGTCGCGCTCTTCCCCAGGAACGCATGGTGGACCGGCACTTTCCACACGGCACCCAACGAGGTCGAGATCTACTGCGACATCACGACGATCCCGCAGTGGCCGACGCCGGACGAGGTCACCATGGTGGACCTGGACCTCGACGTGATCAGAATGCGCGACGGGCGACGCACCTTCATCGACGACGAGGACGAGTTCCTGGAGCACCAGGTGCGGTTCAGTTACCCGCCAGAAGTCATAGCCGCCGCACGCAACCAAGCTGACTCGCTGCTCCCGGAAGTCGCCGGCGACGCCGAGCCGTTCCGGCAGGCGTTCCACGGCTGGCTGAGCAAGGTCGAACACTGCGAAGGCGACCCAGCGGCGGCCGCTTGA
- the rsgA gene encoding ribosome small subunit-dependent GTPase A, protein MLGWDVTFDTCFTPFLASGAVPGRVVRVDRGLCDVLVADDDDPGLLRTVRADWSGISSADPMRNPCTGDWAVVHMDAGQPASISALLPRRTAVVRGSAGERSDGQVLAANVDHVLISVSLAAKPDAGRIERLLALAWESGAIPVVVLTKADAPHDPSWVDEVAAVAPGVTVVAVSALTGVGMLELSELLGSGTAALLGQSGVGKSTLTNALCGADVMATGATRAVDEKGRHTTTTRELVALPGGGALIDTPGLRSVGLFGGESGVDQAFNDVLELASACRFADCGHASEPGCAVTAAVALGTLPQRRLDSYRKLLRENAWVASRSDARVAAERQREWKMRSRSSNPARP, encoded by the coding sequence ATGCTCGGGTGGGATGTCACCTTCGATACCTGCTTCACCCCCTTCCTCGCCTCCGGAGCGGTCCCTGGGCGCGTCGTTCGCGTCGACCGAGGGCTCTGCGACGTCCTTGTCGCAGACGACGATGACCCCGGCCTGCTGCGCACGGTGCGTGCCGACTGGTCCGGTATCTCTTCGGCCGATCCGATGCGCAATCCCTGCACGGGGGACTGGGCCGTCGTGCACATGGACGCCGGCCAACCGGCCAGCATCAGTGCCCTTCTTCCGCGACGCACAGCCGTAGTGCGCGGCAGTGCGGGGGAGCGGTCGGATGGGCAGGTGCTCGCCGCCAACGTGGACCACGTGCTCATCAGCGTTTCGCTCGCCGCCAAGCCGGATGCGGGGCGCATCGAGCGGCTGCTCGCGCTGGCCTGGGAATCAGGCGCCATACCTGTCGTCGTGCTCACCAAGGCCGACGCGCCTCATGACCCGAGTTGGGTCGACGAGGTTGCCGCGGTCGCCCCCGGCGTCACCGTCGTCGCTGTCAGCGCCCTGACCGGCGTCGGCATGCTCGAGCTATCGGAGCTCCTCGGCTCGGGTACCGCCGCTCTGCTCGGGCAGTCGGGCGTCGGTAAGTCCACGTTGACCAACGCTCTCTGCGGTGCGGACGTCATGGCCACGGGTGCTACTCGCGCGGTGGACGAGAAGGGGCGGCACACCACCACGACCCGCGAACTGGTGGCGCTCCCCGGCGGCGGCGCGCTCATCGACACGCCGGGGCTGCGCAGTGTCGGGCTCTTCGGCGGTGAGTCCGGAGTGGATCAGGCCTTCAACGACGTGCTCGAACTCGCCTCCGCGTGCCGTTTCGCCGACTGCGGCCACGCCTCGGAGCCCGGGTGCGCCGTCACCGCGGCGGTGGCCCTCGGGACGCTGCCGCAACGCAGGCTGGACAGCTACCGCAAGCTCCTTCGGGAGAACGCCTGGGTCGCCTCGCGGTCGGATGCGCGCGTGGCCGCCGAGCGTCAACGCGAGTGGAAGATGCGTTCGCGCAGCTCCAACCCGGCCCGGCCCTGA
- a CDS encoding helix-turn-helix domain-containing protein yields the protein MASGKQEDVEALPLGPQNLPEVERRRTISDPAAIKAIADPLRIRIMRLMQDGAHVEPRNFTVKQIATELGEPPTKLYRHIKLLLKTGFIQVAELRLVGGIVEQHYRTAAAEFALRPQPGDGLASGVIEAAAGAAIDEFLGRYQDALRAGRTYLRREDALEHPPHVASAGTISSVRIPQAKAAEFAERVAALASEFCAFDHEESGIEVNLLTIFYATE from the coding sequence ATGGCGAGTGGGAAGCAGGAAGACGTCGAGGCGCTGCCTCTCGGCCCGCAGAACCTGCCCGAAGTCGAGCGGCGCCGGACGATCAGCGATCCCGCCGCGATCAAAGCCATCGCGGACCCCCTGCGCATCCGGATCATGCGCCTTATGCAGGACGGCGCGCACGTGGAGCCGCGCAACTTCACGGTCAAGCAGATCGCGACGGAGCTGGGAGAGCCGCCGACCAAGCTCTACCGCCACATCAAGCTCTTGCTCAAGACGGGGTTTATCCAGGTCGCCGAGCTGAGGCTGGTCGGCGGGATCGTGGAGCAGCACTACCGGACCGCGGCGGCCGAATTCGCCCTCAGGCCGCAGCCCGGCGACGGGCTCGCCTCCGGCGTGATCGAGGCGGCGGCCGGAGCCGCGATCGACGAGTTTCTGGGGCGGTACCAGGATGCGCTGCGGGCGGGGCGGACGTACCTGCGCCGGGAGGACGCGCTTGAGCATCCGCCCCATGTGGCCTCGGCCGGCACCATCTCGAGCGTGCGGATCCCGCAGGCGAAGGCGGCCGAGTTCGCTGAGCGCGTTGCCGCGCTGGCAAGCGAGTTCTGCGCGTTCGACCACGAGGAGAGCGGTATCGAAGTCAATCTATTGACGATCTTCTACGCCACCGAGTAG
- a CDS encoding MFS transporter, with translation MTTMAEPADSTTATAVNSVSTTETAVTTVTVPGAAAGSVWRNPRLQILNLGAFAALTGVAVADVVYPLLVLGFTGKPILAGLFGAIQFTAMVLCSIPAGAFIDRHDRRRVLVTSEIVRALLATALAVSLAAGHVWLIEVYLVAMALGACQPFSSVRILALRGVVPAEQVTPALAAQQIFNGVAALLGPALGAMMFTLSRSLPFTVIAAGMGVSATCAYLVRFDSRPVADVPGSGSGDSDGPLAGLRIIWRSAVMRSTMLFITMINLIGVPLDLVIILEARHQGVPTRYLGAILACFAAGGILGAPLVPRVHALLRPGNVLAAFGAGAAAVIALLAAPFGGFWMAGCMLSIGLLLPAVEILVNVLILQQVPDHQRGRVMSATMTFMGLGTPLGAAFGGTVLQVLSPATVLIGAAALLGCVTLIAVSQPDLRAAQWPAGSSSDAAGS, from the coding sequence ATGACCACCATGGCCGAACCGGCTGACTCCACCACCGCCACCGCGGTGAACTCCGTATCCACCACCGAAACCGCCGTCACCACCGTCACCGTGCCAGGCGCGGCCGCCGGCTCCGTCTGGCGCAATCCGCGCCTGCAGATCCTCAACCTCGGCGCCTTCGCCGCGCTGACCGGCGTCGCCGTCGCCGACGTGGTCTACCCGCTGCTCGTCCTCGGCTTCACCGGCAAGCCGATCCTGGCCGGGCTCTTCGGCGCGATCCAGTTCACCGCGATGGTGCTCTGCTCGATTCCGGCAGGCGCGTTCATCGACCGCCACGACCGCCGGCGGGTGCTGGTGACCAGCGAGATCGTGCGGGCGCTGCTGGCCACCGCGCTCGCCGTCAGCCTCGCCGCCGGCCACGTCTGGCTGATCGAGGTCTACCTCGTCGCCATGGCCCTAGGCGCCTGCCAACCCTTCAGCAGTGTCAGGATCCTGGCCCTGCGCGGCGTGGTCCCGGCCGAGCAGGTGACCCCCGCGCTGGCCGCACAGCAGATCTTCAACGGCGTGGCCGCGCTCCTCGGCCCTGCGCTGGGAGCCATGATGTTCACCCTCAGCCGCTCGTTGCCGTTCACGGTGATCGCGGCCGGCATGGGCGTATCCGCCACCTGCGCCTACCTCGTGCGCTTCGACTCGCGTCCCGTCGCCGACGTGCCCGGGAGCGGGAGCGGGGACTCTGACGGCCCGCTGGCCGGCCTGCGCATCATCTGGCGGTCCGCAGTGATGCGATCGACCATGCTGTTCATCACGATGATCAACCTCATCGGGGTACCGCTGGACCTCGTCATCATCCTCGAAGCCCGGCACCAGGGCGTGCCGACCCGCTATCTCGGCGCGATCCTCGCCTGCTTCGCGGCCGGCGGCATTCTCGGCGCACCGCTGGTGCCGCGCGTGCATGCGTTGCTGCGCCCCGGAAACGTGCTCGCCGCCTTCGGCGCGGGGGCCGCCGCGGTCATCGCGTTGCTCGCGGCGCCGTTCGGCGGGTTCTGGATGGCCGGCTGCATGCTCTCGATAGGCCTGCTGCTGCCGGCCGTCGAAATCCTGGTCAATGTGCTGATTCTGCAGCAGGTCCCGGACCATCAGCGCGGCAGGGTGATGAGCGCGACTATGACGTTCATGGGCCTCGGTACTCCGCTGGGCGCGGCCTTCGGCGGCACCGTGCTCCAAGTGCTCTCCCCCGCCACCGTCCTGATCGGCGCGGCCGCCCTGCTCGGGTGCGTCACCCTGATCGCGGTCAGTCAGCCGGATCTGCGTGCCGCCCAGTGGCCGGCGGGTTCGTCATCAGACGCAGCCGGTAGCTAG
- a CDS encoding GNAT family N-acetyltransferase, with the protein MVGFEVGVADEQDWAEVVAWAAEEQWNPGLADRAHFLAQDPDGFFLGRLDGCPVSAVSVVAYDDAYAFLGFYLVRPDLRGRGFGLATWRAGLEHAGSRTVGLDGVVGQQANYRKSGFTFAHRTLRYSGVPTVSHSARAQSGDLVEVGEEAGVVHAVADYDSHCYPADRPEFVTRWVASPHHTAYACLRDGRVAGYGAIRPAHDGHRIGPLFADTAQDAAALFDALAASAAGSPVMLDVPEPNQAGLALAKSRGLEEVFETARMYTGPIRPLAGHKIFGATTLELG; encoded by the coding sequence CTGGTGGGATTCGAGGTCGGCGTCGCCGATGAGCAGGACTGGGCCGAAGTCGTCGCTTGGGCGGCCGAGGAGCAGTGGAATCCGGGGCTGGCCGACCGGGCGCACTTCCTCGCGCAGGATCCGGACGGTTTCTTCCTCGGGCGCCTCGACGGTTGCCCGGTGTCAGCGGTCTCCGTCGTCGCCTACGACGACGCGTACGCGTTCCTCGGCTTCTACCTCGTACGGCCTGATCTGCGCGGCCGCGGCTTCGGCCTCGCCACCTGGCGCGCCGGCCTGGAACACGCGGGCTCTCGCACGGTGGGCTTGGACGGCGTCGTGGGGCAGCAGGCCAACTACCGCAAGTCCGGCTTCACCTTTGCTCATCGCACGCTGCGATACTCGGGCGTACCGACCGTCAGCCACTCCGCTCGTGCACAGTCGGGCGATCTGGTCGAGGTCGGCGAAGAAGCCGGCGTCGTGCACGCGGTGGCCGACTACGACAGCCACTGCTACCCGGCCGACCGGCCCGAATTCGTCACGCGCTGGGTCGCCAGCCCGCATCACACCGCCTACGCGTGTCTGCGCGACGGCCGCGTAGCCGGGTACGGAGCGATCCGCCCAGCACACGACGGCCACCGGATCGGCCCGCTGTTCGCCGACACCGCGCAGGACGCGGCCGCGCTCTTCGACGCGCTGGCCGCCTCGGCCGCGGGCTCACCCGTCATGCTCGACGTGCCCGAGCCGAACCAGGCAGGGCTCGCGCTGGCGAAGTCGCGCGGGCTGGAAGAGGTCTTCGAGACGGCCCGCATGTACACCGGTCCGATCCGCCCGCTGGCCGGTCACAAGATCTTCGGAGCCACGACACTCGAACTCGGGTAG
- a CDS encoding DinB family protein yields MINLKNSDVRTGSEKDILHVSIDRHRKALLWKIEGLSEEQLRRVLVPSGTNLLGLIKHLGAVEYGWFCETFGVPTEPLPFDDDDEEADLRIEEGETAESVLAFYERACAAADKVIEEHDLDFVGRAWNGDPVSLRWVVVHMIEETARHAGHIDILRELIDGKTGDHDRTK; encoded by the coding sequence GTGATCAATCTGAAGAACTCTGACGTGCGCACGGGGTCGGAGAAGGACATCCTCCACGTGAGCATCGACCGCCATCGCAAAGCCCTGCTCTGGAAGATCGAAGGGCTCAGCGAGGAGCAGCTGCGCCGCGTTCTCGTGCCCTCGGGAACGAACCTGCTCGGACTCATCAAGCACCTCGGCGCGGTGGAGTACGGCTGGTTCTGCGAGACCTTCGGCGTGCCGACCGAGCCGCTGCCCTTCGATGACGACGATGAAGAAGCCGACCTGCGCATCGAGGAGGGCGAGACCGCCGAGTCGGTCCTGGCTTTCTACGAACGCGCGTGTGCGGCCGCCGACAAGGTCATCGAGGAGCATGATCTCGACTTCGTCGGGCGGGCCTGGAACGGCGATCCGGTTTCGCTGCGGTGGGTGGTCGTGCACATGATCGAGGAGACGGCCCGTCACGCCGGCCATATCGACATTCTCCGCGAGCTCATCGACGGCAAGACGGGAGACCACGACCGGACCAAGTGA
- a CDS encoding LLM class flavin-dependent oxidoreductase: MGDQMRYGVVLPGGDATEQLELAVLAEKAGWDGVFVWEGVYGIDAWGLLCAMAVRTNRVRLGTLLTPLPWRRPWKVASQAATLDQLSHGRAILAVGLGAYPDMVMGTEEVSDRRERAERLDEGIDLIRTLWSGGRTYHGRHFDFDATERGELVDLARPVQEKLPIWVVGRWPRPKSMRRAARCDGVIPEYSPPDVPATSQDRRELRAWLAEHGAAPDIDMVAEGQTRGDDPEAARYVAGHGEDGCTWWLEVRWEGTEEGSPLELIRERIAAGPPREQR; the protein is encoded by the coding sequence ATGGGTGATCAGATGCGTTACGGGGTGGTCCTGCCGGGAGGCGACGCGACGGAGCAGCTCGAGCTCGCCGTGCTGGCGGAAAAGGCCGGCTGGGACGGCGTCTTCGTCTGGGAGGGCGTCTACGGCATCGACGCCTGGGGTCTGCTGTGCGCGATGGCGGTGCGCACCAACCGGGTCCGGCTGGGCACGCTGCTGACGCCGCTGCCCTGGCGGCGGCCGTGGAAGGTGGCGAGTCAGGCCGCGACCTTGGACCAGCTCTCCCACGGCCGGGCGATCCTCGCCGTCGGGCTCGGTGCGTACCCTGACATGGTGATGGGGACCGAGGAGGTGTCCGACCGGCGGGAACGGGCCGAGCGTCTGGACGAAGGGATCGACTTGATCCGGACGCTGTGGTCGGGCGGCCGGACGTATCACGGGCGCCATTTCGACTTCGACGCGACCGAACGCGGCGAACTCGTGGACCTCGCGCGGCCGGTGCAGGAGAAGCTGCCGATCTGGGTCGTGGGGCGCTGGCCGCGGCCGAAATCGATGCGGCGGGCGGCACGGTGTGACGGGGTGATTCCGGAGTACTCCCCGCCGGACGTGCCCGCGACCTCGCAGGATCGGCGCGAGCTGCGCGCGTGGCTCGCGGAGCACGGCGCGGCGCCCGACATCGACATGGTCGCGGAAGGCCAGACGCGCGGGGATGACCCGGAGGCGGCGAGGTACGTCGCCGGCCACGGCGAGGACGGGTGCACGTGGTGGCTGGAGGTGCGTTGGGAAGGGACCGAGGAAGGCAGCCCGCTTGAGCTGATTCGCGAGCGGATCGCCGCCGGGCCGCCCCGCGAGCAGCGCTGA
- the dnaN gene encoding DNA polymerase III subunit beta, whose product MKVEIERGAFAEIVGGAAKALAARPAAPTLAGLLLTADAEAGTLRAAAFDFELAVRATAPARVGESGTVLVSGKLLAEITRVLPDVPVELVLEGGPKAAGGQDGAQGEVATTGQSGHLVLACGAYRYTLTCMPVQEYPALPDFPESVGTVSGAALATAAARVAMAAERDDALPFLTGARLEFGPAYLRMVSTDRYRLARVDVPWQLTEAVGAGAEAAALVPARALSEAAKLLPGAEQVCIGLGDGRLGLAVGGLELTLRQLDGEFIRYAQLFPDEYAGEAVLDVAALTEAVRAIALVAERHTPVRLELTPGQVKVSAGSGDHALADVTVEVGYEGEPVVIAANPAFLLDGLGALGTAYARLRFPAKIRPVFLSPLAEPTGTTGGGGTGTEADALFHYLFIPSRGAERG is encoded by the coding sequence ATGAAGGTCGAGATCGAGCGCGGCGCGTTCGCCGAGATAGTCGGCGGTGCAGCTAAGGCGCTCGCCGCGCGTCCGGCCGCGCCTACGCTCGCGGGTCTGCTGCTCACCGCTGACGCGGAGGCGGGGACGTTGCGGGCCGCGGCGTTCGACTTCGAGCTCGCGGTGCGGGCTACGGCGCCGGCGCGGGTCGGCGAGTCCGGCACGGTCCTGGTCTCCGGGAAGCTGCTGGCCGAGATCACGCGGGTGCTGCCGGACGTGCCGGTGGAGCTCGTTCTTGAGGGCGGGCCGAAGGCCGCAGGCGGCCAAGACGGTGCGCAGGGGGAAGTCGCCACGACTGGGCAGAGCGGGCATCTCGTGCTGGCCTGCGGCGCGTACCGGTACACGCTGACCTGCATGCCCGTGCAGGAATACCCGGCGCTGCCGGACTTTCCCGAGTCCGTCGGCACGGTGAGCGGCGCGGCACTCGCGACGGCTGCGGCGCGCGTCGCGATGGCGGCCGAACGCGACGACGCGCTTCCGTTCCTTACCGGTGCTCGGCTCGAGTTCGGGCCCGCATACCTGCGCATGGTTTCCACCGACCGGTATCGGCTCGCCCGAGTCGACGTGCCTTGGCAGCTCACTGAGGCGGTGGGTGCCGGAGCCGAGGCGGCGGCGTTGGTCCCGGCGCGGGCATTGTCGGAGGCGGCGAAGCTGCTGCCAGGCGCGGAACAGGTCTGCATAGGACTCGGCGATGGACGGCTCGGATTGGCCGTGGGTGGCTTGGAGCTCACGCTGCGCCAGCTCGACGGCGAGTTCATTCGCTACGCCCAGCTCTTCCCCGACGAGTACGCCGGCGAGGCGGTGCTCGACGTGGCGGCGCTGACGGAGGCGGTACGGGCGATCGCGCTGGTGGCCGAGCGACACACGCCGGTGCGGCTGGAACTCACGCCCGGACAGGTGAAGGTCTCGGCGGGTTCCGGCGATCACGCCTTGGCGGACGTCACCGTCGAGGTCGGGTACGAGGGTGAGCCGGTGGTCATCGCGGCGAACCCGGCATTCCTCCTCGACGGCCTCGGCGCGCTCGGCACGGCGTATGCGCGGCTGCGCTTTCCCGCGAAGATACGGCCGGTCTTTCTCAGCCCACTGGCCGAGCCGACCGGGACGACGGGCGGCGGCGGCACCGGAACCGAGGCCGACGCATTGTTCCATTACCTTTTCATTCCATCCCGCGGAGCGGAAAGGGGTTA
- a CDS encoding RNB domain-containing ribonuclease has translation MPRPALNLEGPADLPPVRPGMPEGLAAIRTEHALPDGFADAVLAEAHEACRAPRLPALDRTDLELITLDPPGSRDLDQAMAIERRAGGAGYRVWYAIADVAAFVAPGGELDREAHRRVLTYYLPDGRIPLHPAELSEGAASLLPGEERPAVLWCVDVDGHGRTTAVDVCRARVRSRAQLDYPAMERALADGTAPEVISLLREIGTMLEARQTARGGLILNIPTQDVAAAAEGWRLSYAVERPIERWNAQISLLIGAAAASIMLEGRIGVLRTLPNPSPVMLRRLRRAAKALGLAWPERRGFQQIINALTPDDPHQAALLWESMALLRGAGYTPFDGEVPVNHRHAALALEYAHATAPLRRLIDRYTSETCLALAAGEPVPDWVRTALPVLPGEMERGERDSKAVERACIDLAETVVLSESIGDEFIGVVLDLNDRIDWDQNGKPDAGTVMLRDPAVIARLDGHDLPQGTEVRVRLTKVDLPTRKVFFDWIDAE, from the coding sequence GTGCCCCGCCCCGCTCTGAATCTCGAAGGACCGGCCGACCTGCCCCCGGTGCGGCCCGGCATGCCCGAAGGCCTTGCGGCGATTCGGACCGAGCACGCGCTGCCCGACGGCTTCGCGGACGCGGTCCTCGCCGAGGCGCACGAGGCGTGCCGGGCTCCGCGCCTGCCTGCCCTCGACCGCACCGACTTGGAACTGATCACGCTCGACCCGCCGGGATCGCGCGATCTGGATCAGGCCATGGCGATCGAGCGGCGCGCGGGCGGGGCGGGTTACCGGGTCTGGTACGCCATCGCGGACGTCGCCGCGTTCGTCGCGCCGGGCGGGGAGCTCGACCGTGAGGCGCATCGCCGTGTCCTGACGTACTACCTGCCCGACGGCCGGATCCCTTTGCACCCGGCCGAGCTTTCGGAAGGCGCGGCCTCGCTGCTGCCGGGCGAGGAGAGGCCCGCGGTGCTGTGGTGCGTAGACGTGGACGGTCACGGCCGCACGACGGCAGTGGACGTGTGCCGGGCACGGGTTCGCTCGCGCGCCCAACTCGACTACCCGGCGATGGAGCGCGCCCTGGCCGACGGCACGGCGCCCGAGGTCATCAGTCTGCTGCGCGAGATCGGCACGATGCTGGAAGCGCGGCAAACCGCGCGGGGCGGACTGATCCTGAACATCCCGACTCAGGACGTGGCGGCGGCCGCGGAGGGTTGGCGGCTGTCTTACGCCGTCGAGCGACCGATCGAGCGCTGGAACGCGCAGATCTCGCTGCTGATCGGCGCAGCCGCGGCCTCGATCATGTTGGAGGGGCGGATCGGTGTGCTGCGCACGCTGCCGAACCCCTCTCCGGTGATGCTGCGCCGGCTGCGCCGCGCGGCGAAGGCGCTCGGGTTGGCCTGGCCGGAACGACGCGGCTTCCAGCAGATCATCAATGCCCTGACGCCGGATGACCCGCACCAGGCGGCGTTGCTGTGGGAGTCCATGGCTTTGCTCCGGGGCGCCGGATACACCCCGTTCGACGGCGAGGTTCCGGTAAATCACCGCCATGCGGCTCTGGCTTTGGAGTACGCGCACGCCACGGCACCGCTGCGGCGGCTGATCGACCGCTACACCTCGGAGACGTGCCTGGCGCTGGCTGCCGGCGAGCCGGTGCCGGACTGGGTGCGCACAGCGCTGCCGGTACTGCCGGGAGAGATGGAGCGCGGCGAGCGGGATTCCAAGGCGGTGGAGCGGGCGTGCATCGATCTCGCCGAGACCGTGGTGCTGAGCGAGTCGATCGGTGACGAGTTCATCGGGGTCGTCCTCGACCTCAACGACCGGATCGACTGGGACCAGAACGGCAAACCGGACGCCGGAACGGTGATGCTGCGCGACCCGGCCGTGATAGCGCGCCTGGACGGGCACGATCTTCCGCAGGGTACTGAAGTGCGGGTGCGGCTGACGAAGGTGGACCTGCCGACGCGCAAGGTCTTCTTCGACTGGATCGACGCCGAATAG
- the lnt gene encoding apolipoprotein N-acyltransferase gives MGVLLFPAPDLGVLAWVAFVPLLLLIGASDTRWEAALRGWWGGFGFVAATLYWLVPNLIYFFPLGAAALGLLWLPWGVLVWAVLRPEPPGLPEPHGPAGRLGWGRSLLALAAVPSGWVLIEVVRSWKPFGGPWSLLGASQWDHPAELGLASLGGVWLLSFAIMFANTAVVLIVRARVPVRAVAGALLALAVAGGPLWFATHALPAASRELNVALVQPGVIHDPQARDEEGVALTRALVRQGSHIDLVVWGESSAGDDLSRDAADQQQIEALSAALGAPVLVNGNAVQADHDARKVSYLYTASGIHGEYAKTRLVMFGEYIPFRGELGWLTGLTKAAGVNLVPGNGLDVFKAGGTNIGPLICFESAFPDMGRTEADHGAQLLVYQSEDSTFQGSWEPAQHASLAAVRAAETGRPAVQTSLAGVSAAFDAQGRQLAWLPKSVVGSVVANVPLQAADTPYDHYGNYVPVVCAGLTVLSLGASYRLRLMTNPPATGRHADPAD, from the coding sequence GTGGGGGTTCTGCTGTTTCCGGCGCCGGATCTCGGGGTGCTGGCCTGGGTGGCCTTCGTGCCGCTGCTTCTGCTGATAGGGGCGTCGGACACGCGCTGGGAGGCGGCGCTGCGCGGCTGGTGGGGCGGGTTCGGCTTCGTCGCGGCGACGTTGTACTGGCTTGTGCCCAACCTGATTTATTTCTTCCCGCTGGGTGCGGCGGCGCTGGGGCTGCTCTGGCTGCCGTGGGGGGTGCTGGTGTGGGCCGTGCTGCGCCCTGAACCGCCCGGGCTGCCTGAACCACACGGACCGGCCGGCCGGCTGGGATGGGGGAGATCGCTGCTCGCGCTCGCCGCAGTGCCGTCGGGCTGGGTGCTGATCGAGGTGGTGCGTTCCTGGAAGCCCTTCGGCGGCCCGTGGTCGCTGCTCGGGGCGAGTCAGTGGGACCACCCCGCCGAGTTGGGGCTCGCGTCTCTCGGCGGCGTCTGGCTGCTGAGCTTCGCGATCATGTTCGCGAACACAGCCGTCGTGCTGATCGTCCGAGCGCGCGTGCCCGTGCGCGCAGTTGCGGGTGCGCTCCTCGCTCTCGCGGTGGCCGGCGGTCCGCTCTGGTTCGCGACGCACGCGCTGCCGGCCGCCTCGCGGGAGTTGAACGTGGCGCTGGTGCAGCCCGGCGTCATCCACGACCCGCAGGCGCGCGACGAAGAAGGTGTCGCTTTGACCAGGGCGCTGGTGCGGCAAGGTTCGCATATCGATCTGGTCGTCTGGGGTGAGAGCAGCGCCGGCGACGATCTGTCCCGCGACGCCGCGGATCAACAGCAGATCGAGGCGCTCTCCGCGGCCTTGGGGGCGCCGGTCCTGGTCAACGGCAATGCCGTGCAAGCTGATCACGACGCCCGGAAAGTCAGCTATCTGTACACGGCCAGCGGCATCCACGGCGAGTACGCGAAGACGCGGCTGGTGATGTTCGGCGAGTACATCCCGTTCCGCGGCGAGCTCGGCTGGCTCACCGGCCTGACGAAGGCTGCGGGCGTCAATCTGGTGCCGGGCAACGGGCTGGACGTCTTCAAGGCCGGCGGAACGAATATCGGACCCCTGATCTGCTTCGAATCGGCGTTCCCTGACATGGGCCGCACGGAGGCGGACCACGGTGCCCAACTGCTGGTCTACCAGTCGGAGGATTCGACCTTCCAGGGCAGTTGGGAGCCGGCGCAGCATGCGAGTCTCGCGGCGGTGCGTGCTGCGGAGACCGGCCGGCCGGCCGTCCAGACCTCATTGGCGGGCGTATCAGCAGCCTTTGACGCACAGGGGCGTCAGCTGGCATGGCTGCCGAAATCGGTGGTCGGCAGCGTGGTCGCGAACGTCCCTTTGCAGGCGGCTGATACGCCCTATGATCATTACGGCAACTACGTTCCGGTGGTGTGTGCCGGACTCACGGTGTTGAGTCTCGGCGCTAGCTACCGGCTGCGTCTGATGACGAACCCGCCGGCCACTGGGCGGCACGCAGATCCGGCTGACTGA